Proteins encoded within one genomic window of Salmo trutta chromosome 11, fSalTru1.1, whole genome shotgun sequence:
- the LOC115201937 gene encoding gastrula zinc finger protein XlCGF49.1-like yields MGPSNSHGRVLFNQVLNSNDRTRAQAQGGGATSGNSKEKRFLCMFCNKGFSCPQKVEIHQRVHTGVKPFSCTQCHMRFAQACNLKRHQRVHTGVKPFSCSQCHMHFSHSSSLKRHQTVHTGEKSYSCPQCEKRFSHQHQLKMHLKVHMGERHFVYTQEVLREELPQDIPAEKTFHSIT; encoded by the coding sequence ATGGGGCCTTCCAATTCACACGGCCGTGTCCTTTTCAACcaggtattgaactcaaacgACAGGACTAGAGCCCAGGCTCAGGGAGGGGGAGCCACATCAGGtaatagtaaagagaaacggttcctctgcatgttctgtaacaaaggcttcagctgcccccagaaggtggagatccaccagagggtccacacaggggtgaaacccttcagctgtacccagtgtcacatgcgcttcgcccaggcttgcaacctgaagaggcaccagagggtccacacaggggtgaaACCTTTCAGCTGTAGCCAGTGTCACATGCACTTCTCCCACTCATCaagcctgaagaggcaccagacagtccacacaggggagaaatcctacagctgcccccagtgtgagaagaggttctcccaccagcaccagctgaagatgcacctgaaggtccatATGGGAGAAAGGCATTTTGTCTATACgcaagaggttctcagagaggaacTTCCTCAGGATATACCAGCAGAAAAAACATTCCACTCTATAACATAG